The following nucleotide sequence is from Polyangiaceae bacterium.
GCGTGAAGCGACTGTTGGCCTTGCTGAGCTTCGCGGCGCTGTGGCTCTCCCCGCTGATTGCACAGGCTCAAGCCAAGAACCCCGCGACCACGGACGACTTGCTGACGCGCCCCATTGCGCTGGTGGTTGCGCTGGCGTTGGTCGCCATTCTGCCGTTTGCCTTCATGACCGTGACGGCGTTCGTGAAGATCTCGACGGTGCTGCAGATCGTGCGGGGCGCGATTGGGGCACAAGGTGTACCGTCCAACACCTTGGTGATGGCGCTGGCGGGCGCGCTGACTTTGCTGGCCATGGCTCCCGTTGGCAGTCGCATTGCAGACCGCGCGGAACCACTTTGGCAGGGCGAAGCCGTTCAGGACACCCCAGTGCTGGTGGCTGGAGTGTTCAAGGCAGCCGTCGAACCGCTGCGAGACTTCATGCGCGCCAACGCGTCCGAGCGTGAGAAGAAGCGCTTCTTCGAGCTCGCGAAGTCAGCGCGCCCCGAGGCAGAACGCGCTCGCGTGGGCCAGGACGACCTAGTGGTGCTGATCCCTAGCTTCATGGTCACGGAGCTGCTGGAGGCTTTTGCCCTTGGCTTCGCGCTGTACCTGCCATTCTTGGTGATCGATCTGGTCGTCGGGAACGTGCTGCTTTCCCTGGGGATGCAGATGATGAACCCCACTCAAGTCAGCTTGCCGTTCAAGCTCTTGCTGTTCGTAGCCATCGACGGCTGGGGGCTGCTCGCTCAGGCGCTGGTGACCGGCTACGCCACGAGTTAGAGAAACATGACCAACCCCTACGCTGCACCCACGGATGACGAGGCGCCGCCTTCGAGCGTGGCGGGGCCAGAGCTGCCTCCGTTTTATCCAGTTGGCACCACCAAGCTGTGGGTGATGGCGCTAGCCACGAGCGGGCTTTATCTGATTTTTTGGTTCGAGCGTCAGTGGCGCTACATCCAGGCGCACAGTGGCCAGCCGATGATGCCGTTCCGGCGCGGGGTGTCTCCCTCTTGATGTTTGCTGCCAGCGTTTCCCCCGTCGCCATGGCGCAGCGGGAGATCAACCGCATCCTCGAGCATGAGCATCGCGGCATGGACATGAACACGCGCTTTACCGCGTGGAATATCTTGGTTTTGCTCACGGTTGGCAGCTTCTTCGCGTTCGGAATCGCTGCCCAGCTTGGACTCCTCGGTCCGTAGCGTCAGCTAGAACAGCGAGATCTCGGTCAGCGCAGTGAGCGGGTAGTAGCCGAGGTACCAGGTCAGGGCCACACCCGCGACCGCCATCGCGATCTCCCACAGCCTCGGCAGCCGATTCTTCCCTTGTTGGGGGTGAGAGCGCGCCAGCACCCGATTGATCTCGCGTTGAATGCGCACGAGAGGCACGAAGGTGAAGAGCCCCGCAGCGAATCCAGCAGCGACGGCGTAGTCCCCCAGCAGGAAGTACATGATGTGCAGCCCGCCGCGACACACCAAGATCAAACCCATATACAGCGCCGCGAAGCTCCGCAGGTTTGTCGATTCGATGCCGAGCTCCCGGCGGCGCGCCCGCTCAACACGCAAGACCAGATCTTGCACGTAGAAGAATGAAAAAGCCGCCCGGAAAATTGAGAAGCCGCGTTCGCGATTGTGGGCCGCCTGATGCCGAAACTGGCGCTCGAACCAGAAGACCTCGTAGAACCCACAAGTGAGCAGGGTCAAGCAGGCGAGCTTGATGAGTCCAACCTGGTAGAACGGCACTTGGCTCAAGTCGCGCTCAGGCGCGACCACCTCATCGTACTCCGGCTCGTCGTACACGGGAGCTTGATAAGGGTTGTCCACGTTCTCAGGCTCCCAGAGGCCCGCACGTGAGACAATGGTGGGGCCTCAAAGCGAGCACCAAAGCAAAACGGCCCAGCTCTCTCGAGCCGGGCCGCCTGCTATCGATCGAAGACTTGGAGACTACTCGTCGTCGTGGCCTTCGTGACCACCGCCAAGACTGCTCAGGTCGATTCCGCCCGGCATCCCACCCGGCATTCCACCAGGGGGTGGAGCCGCGCCCTTCTCGTCCTTCTTGCTGCTGAACTTGGTCGGCTCCGCAGTGATCCAGTCCGCAGCCCAAGAGCTGACCTGGAAAACCTGATCGTCGCCGTTGACCTTGGTCCAGACGTTGGTGCCGTCCGCTTTGTCCCCCACGGAAATAACGTAGGTGGCCTTGCCCTCTTTCAGCTTGATGGTGAGCTGGCCCTTGGGCGGCTCGAGGCCGATGTCAGTCAGCTTCTTGCCGTCGCCAAAATCCGCCGCGTTCAGGTTCTTGAACGCACGCAACAGATCCCCCACTTTCGCGGAATCGAAGTCGTCGATCTTGCCAGCGCCGAGGGCCTTCGGCTTCTTGTACTTGGCAGTCCAGTTATCGCCGTCCTTGGCAAAGGTGTACTCACCATGCTCGTTGGTCAGCTCGACGCTCTCTACGTCCTTTTCGTCGAACTTCAGGATCCCGAGGTCGCGCCAGCCCTTGGCGTCGCGATCGAAGGTGAAGCTCGAGTAGCCTTTCACGCTGTAGACGCCGTCCTTGTCACCGATGCGCGCCATCTGGCCACGGGTGCCGCCCTCGCCGAAGCGTAGGTCGGCTTTGACGTTGCCACCTTCATAGAGCACGACGTGCAAGCCCTTGCCGTCAGCGACGCCGAACTTGTCGTACTGCTCCTTGTTGGTGGTGATCTGCTCGCTGGTCTTCAGCCGCTTGAGCGCATCGAGCAGGCTCTTCACGTTGGCCTGGTTCGCCTTGTAGGCGACGGGCTTCGTGAGCTTCCACTCATCGCCGGTCTTGGTGAGCTCGAACTCCGCACCCGCACCACCGTCTTCGTCAGCGCCCTTCTCCAAGACGATCTTGTCGATCTTCTTGGTGTCGTCGTCGGTGAAGGTGAGCGACGGCAGCTCAGCAGCGCGACCCGCCTGGGTGTAGCTCTCCGCCTCTGCCTTCTTGTTCTTCGAGTTCAGGTAGAGGGCGCCACCCAGCACGGCGAGCACGCCGACGGCGACGTAGAGCTTGGTTTCTGTACCCATTGCCATAGTCCTGGTTCCTACTTTCGACTCCGCCGGAAGGTGCCCCGTTCAAGGAGCGGAGCACCTTATCCGTGCGGAAGTACTATTCGCTACTTGATGCTCAGATCTTCATCTGAGCGCGCTTGCCGTTGCGGAGTTGCCAGCGGATGAAACCGAAGGCCATGAAGAACAGCGGCATGCCGAAGATCAGGGTGTACTGCACATTGCCCTGGAGCTTCTCGCGAGCCTGCTTGTTTGCCTCGGCCTTGGACTTCTGAGTGTCCTCGTCGTCCGTCGGCTTGATCTTCTGGATGTTGGCGTCCTTGTAACTGATGTTCGGATCGCCCATCAGCTTCGCGCTCGCCGCGAGCAGGTCTGCGTCGCCGCTCATCCAGTCGAGGGTGTTCTTCACGCTCAGGATGGTGTTGGTGAGGTAGCGCTGAGCGTAGGGAGTCGCGAACTGCTGCAGCTGCTTGTCGCCACCCATCCCACCGAACATCGCGAACTGACCGCCCATCTCTGGACCGTTGCCCGCGTAGGCGAAGGGGTTGGTGACGAACTCGCTGGAGCTGACCACGAGGATACGCGCGTCGTCGGTGGACGCCGCGACGTCGATGCCGTCGCCAGTACCGAGCGCGGCCTTGAGCTTGCCCTTCCCCGGCTCCGCTTCGACGGTGGCCGCGATGATGTAGCTCTTGGGATCGCCCTCGGCGGTCCACTTCTTGATGCTGCCATCGGCGAAGAGCGCCATGTCGACGGTGTCCGATGCGGTGACGGTGGCACCCTGAGAAGTCCGAGCAACCGACTTGATGGTGGCTTCGGGCTGCTTGTCCTTCTCGAGCTCGAGGCTCGAGGGGAACGGGATCGCCATCTCAGCCATACGGAAGAAACCGGCGAACGAGTCGTCGAGCATCTCCGTGGCTTCGTCGCCATCACCTTCGTTGACGGCGTGCACGATGCCGGGGTGACCGATCGCGGCCACGCCGCTCTGGGTCAAGATCGGCAGTCGGAACTGGGCGTCGTGATCGAGCACGGCGTCCTTGTTCATCTTGATGCCGTAGCCACCGAGCAGCTTGTCCAGGCCATGGAGGTTCAGATCCGCCTTCATCGTGGCGTCGTTCGGCTTCATCGTGACGGCGGACGCCCACACGACCAACGACTTCCCACCGCGCATCAGGAACTGGTCGATGCGACGTAGCTCCTTGTCCGAGTAGTCCTTGCGAGGCTGGGTGATGATCAGGCCGCGCAGCTTCGGGTCGATCTCGGTCTCGCCGTCCTTCAGGTCGACGTCCTCGAACTTGTAGAACGGGAACGCGTTGGTGAGGATCTGCTGGATGCTGGGGCTCTGCTGCCCCTGCTGACGAGCGATCAGGTTGTTGTCCGTCAGCTTGAGCTCGTCCTTGCCGGTGATGACGCCGATCTTGTACTCATTGCCGTCGGCCTTATCGCGGATCTCGCGGATCTTGTTGCTGATCCAGAACTCGAGACCGTCTACGCGGCGCGTGTCGAGTGCGGGGATGACGAGCTTCTCGCTGCCGTACTTGAACACCAGGCCCATGTAGCCTTGAGTGATCGCCGCCGACTGATCCTTGGTCTGGCTGAGCTCGGCGAAGGGCATCTCTTGCAGGCCTTCTTCGCCCGCAGCCTTCTTCTCCTCGTCAGTCTTGGGTTCGATGATCGTGAACTTGAAGTTCTCGCCGCCCTTCTTCTCGTACTGCTTGAGGAGCTCCGTGAGGTCGCGCACGTAGGTGTCGAGGCTGGCGAGGCCGCGGGTGACGTATGCGTCGACCTGAAGCGGCCCCTTCAGGCTCTTGACCAAGCTGCCTGAGCCTTCGCTCAGCGTGTAGCGCTCGTTCTTGGTGACATCCTTCTGGGTGTAGAGACCCGCGCTCAGGATGTTCGCCACCACGACGATCGCGGTGATGATGATGAGGTAGAGCCCAGTCTGGGCCGCGGCCTTACGCCGATTGTCCTGACCTGCCATGACTCACGCCCACTTGCGCCGCTCGAGGGCGCGGAAAGAGAAGACCAAGCACAGCACGGTGATGCTGACGAAGAACACGATGTCCCGCGTGTCGATGAGCCCCTTCACGAAGCCCTCCAGGCGCGACCGTGTGCTGGCGTAAGCCAGGACGTCACTCAACGTGCCCTGGGTGTGCTCAGCGCCAACGCCGAGGATCCACAACGCCAGCAGCACCGCGAGCGTGAGGAAGAACGCGACGGCTTGAGAATCCGTGAGCGAGCTGACGAGTAGGCCGATCGAGACCGTCGCCGCGCTGTAGAGGATCAAGCCAAGGTACGCGCTCCACACCGGGTTCATGTCGATGGAACCGAGATCCCACGGCCACTTGAACATGGCGATGGGGTAGATGAGCGTGGCAACCACCAGCACCAGCACCAAGCCAAGGGCGCCGAGGTACTTCCCCATCACGACATCGCTGTCCTTGACGGGCAACGTGATGAGCATCTCCAGGGTGCCGGAGCGACGCTCCTCGGCCATTAACCGCATGGTAATGACCGGCACGAGGAAGATGAGCCCGAGCGGAGTGAACTCGAACATGCTCTGCAAGGTGGCGCGGTCGACCTGCCAGAAGCTCTGGTCCATGACGTTGGTGAAGAACACCACGCCGAGAGCCAGGAAGCCGAGGCAGATCACAACGTACGCGAGCGGGGAGTCCCAGTAGGAACGGAACTCACGCCTCGCAATGGTGACCAAGGGCGACATTACTTCTTGTCCTCCTCATCGTCCTCGTCGTCGTCCGACTCATCGTCGTCGTCGTCATCGGACTCTTCATCTTCATCATCTTCTGACTCGTCGGAGGCGGACTCGGTGTCCTCTTCATCCTCGTCGTCCAAGTCTTCGTCATCATCGTCTTCGTCGTCGTAGCCGAACTCGTCGTCGACGGCGTCGTCCACCTTACGGCCGCGATCCTTCGCCTCGTCGCCCTTGGTCAGGTCGCGGAAGACCGCGTCCAGACTCTGAGCGTCGCGACGCAGCTCGAGGAGCATCCAACCCTTGTCGAATGCCACGCGGAATAGCTCGCCACGCAGGTCCACCGTCTCGGCGCTGACCACCTCGAACTTGTGAGCCTTTTCGTCCGTGGGCAGCTCACGCACGCTCTTCGCGTCCTTGAGCGCCTGGAAGGCGGCGGCGACCTCAGCGGCCTTGGGCGCGCTGCCCTTGACCGCGTTCTTCTCGTCGATGGTGATCGTGTAACGCAGGCGCCCTTGGCGCGCGCGGATGTCGTCGAGCACACCGTCGGCGACGACGCGGCCCTTGCTGACGATGATGGCGCGCGCACACGCTTCCTCGACCTCACTCAGGTTGTGAGTGCTGAGGAGAATCGTGCGGTCCTTACCGATGCGCTTGATGTACTTGAGGAGCTCAGCCTTCTCGTTCGGATCGAGGTCGGCCGTGGGCTCGTCGAGAATCAGGATCGGCGGGTCATGAATCAGCGCCTGACCGAGGCCGACGCGCTGACGATAACCGTGCGACAGCGTCCCGATGTCCTTGCCCAGCACCTGGGCGAGGCCGCACACCTCGACCACCTTCTTCAGGCGGTTGGTGAAGCTACCGGAATCGATGCCGCGGATCCGCGAGGTAAACTCGAGGTACTCCCAAACGGTCATGTCCGTGTAGAGCGGCGCGCGCTGAGGCAGGTATCCGATCTTCTCGCGCACGGCGAGGGGATTGTCGAACACGTCGATGCCATGCACCTTCGCGGACCCACTGCTGGGCGCGATGAAGCAGGTCAGGATGCGCATCGTGGTGGACTTGCCGGCACCGTTCGGGCCCAAAAAGCCAACCACTTCGCCCTTGCGAACTTCGAAGCTAATCTTGTCTAGAGCTTTGACTGAGCCGAATCGCTTTCCCAGCGAGTTGGCTTCGATCATCACGTCGGTTGCCATCCGACCTCCTGTGCCCCAATTGAGTGGCGTAAGCTGAACTCGACTCGGGTGTTGTTGGGCGCGTGGCTCGCGCCTTGAATCTTTGGCCGCTGGGACGCCGCAAACTCGCGGCGACGACAGAACCCCTGGGCTGGCCCGGGGCCGGCATCGAGGCGGCGGCATCCTAGCGGTGGCTTCACTGCTGTCAACTTGGCGGTATGCGCCCTGCGCGTACTCCCGCCAGCCGCCAAAACCCACGACTTTCTCAGGTATTCCCGATCCACGTGGTTGGGCTTGCCATTCTGGCGAGACTGCAAGTGCGCGTGAATGCCTGGAATTGAGCGCCGCGCCGCGCGGTCACGAGCGCAAAGGGCTGATTCCTCCCACGGCCAAACAGCCATGCTAAATGGCCGGCCTCATGCGGATCTCCCTACGCTGGCTTCAGCAGCTAGTTCCCGGTCTCCAGGCCTCGGCCACGGAGCTGGGTGAACGATTGACCGCGTCCGGCCTCGAGCTGGACGGCATCGAGCGGGTTGGCGAAGGCCTGGAAGCCGTTCGGGTCGCCGAGGTGCGCCGCATCGAGCCGCACCCGTCGCGCGACAAGCTGCGTCTGGTCACGGTGTCGCTCGGCGAGAGAGAGCAGACCGTCGTGTGCGGCGCGAGCAACGTTCCGGATCCGGGCGGCCTGGTGGTGCTCGCTAGCATCGGTACTCATCTGCCCGCGGTGAACATGACCCTCGAACCGCGCCCCATCGGTGGGGTGGTGAGTGAGGGCATGCTGTGCAGCGAAAAGGAGCTCGGCCTGGCGGAGGAATCCGAAGGCATCCTGATCCTTCCTGCTGGCTTGAAGCCTGGCACGCCACTGCCCGAGGCGCTGCCCGAGTGCCAAGACTGGATCCTCGAGGTATCGATCACTCCGAATCGTCCCGACGCCCTTGGGCACGTCGGCGTCGCGCGTGAGGTCGCAGCGCTCTACGATCTCGAGTGGCAATTCCCACCGGCGGCGACGCCAGAACGCATCGCGAATCAAGACTTGAGCGCCCTGGTGCGCATCGACAACCAGGACACCGAGCGCTGCCCGCACTATGGCGCCCGCGCGG
It contains:
- a CDS encoding EscR/YscR/HrcR family type III secretion system export apparatus protein, with the translated sequence MKRLLALLSFAALWLSPLIAQAQAKNPATTDDLLTRPIALVVALALVAILPFAFMTVTAFVKISTVLQIVRGAIGAQGVPSNTLVMALAGALTLLAMAPVGSRIADRAEPLWQGEAVQDTPVLVAGVFKAAVEPLRDFMRANASEREKKRFFELAKSARPEAERARVGQDDLVVLIPSFMVTELLEAFALGFALYLPFLVIDLVVGNVLLSLGMQMMNPTQVSLPFKLLLFVAIDGWGLLAQALVTGYATS
- a CDS encoding DUF4340 domain-containing protein, with protein sequence MGTETKLYVAVGVLAVLGGALYLNSKNKKAEAESYTQAGRAAELPSLTFTDDDTKKIDKIVLEKGADEDGGAGAEFELTKTGDEWKLTKPVAYKANQANVKSLLDALKRLKTSEQITTNKEQYDKFGVADGKGLHVVLYEGGNVKADLRFGEGGTRGQMARIGDKDGVYSVKGYSSFTFDRDAKGWRDLGILKFDEKDVESVELTNEHGEYTFAKDGDNWTAKYKKPKALGAGKIDDFDSAKVGDLLRAFKNLNAADFGDGKKLTDIGLEPPKGQLTIKLKEGKATYVISVGDKADGTNVWTKVNGDDQVFQVSSWAADWITAEPTKFSSKKDEKGAAPPPGGMPGGMPGGIDLSSLGGGHEGHDDE
- a CDS encoding GldG family protein → MAGQDNRRKAAAQTGLYLIIITAIVVVANILSAGLYTQKDVTKNERYTLSEGSGSLVKSLKGPLQVDAYVTRGLASLDTYVRDLTELLKQYEKKGGENFKFTIIEPKTDEEKKAAGEEGLQEMPFAELSQTKDQSAAITQGYMGLVFKYGSEKLVIPALDTRRVDGLEFWISNKIREIRDKADGNEYKIGVITGKDELKLTDNNLIARQQGQQSPSIQQILTNAFPFYKFEDVDLKDGETEIDPKLRGLIITQPRKDYSDKELRRIDQFLMRGGKSLVVWASAVTMKPNDATMKADLNLHGLDKLLGGYGIKMNKDAVLDHDAQFRLPILTQSGVAAIGHPGIVHAVNEGDGDEATEMLDDSFAGFFRMAEMAIPFPSSLELEKDKQPEATIKSVARTSQGATVTASDTVDMALFADGSIKKWTAEGDPKSYIIAATVEAEPGKGKLKAALGTGDGIDVAASTDDARILVVSSSEFVTNPFAYAGNGPEMGGQFAMFGGMGGDKQLQQFATPYAQRYLTNTILSVKNTLDWMSGDADLLAASAKLMGDPNISYKDANIQKIKPTDDEDTQKSKAEANKQAREKLQGNVQYTLIFGMPLFFMAFGFIRWQLRNGKRAQMKI
- a CDS encoding ABC transporter permease, yielding MSPLVTIARREFRSYWDSPLAYVVICLGFLALGVVFFTNVMDQSFWQVDRATLQSMFEFTPLGLIFLVPVITMRLMAEERRSGTLEMLITLPVKDSDVVMGKYLGALGLVLVLVVATLIYPIAMFKWPWDLGSIDMNPVWSAYLGLILYSAATVSIGLLVSSLTDSQAVAFFLTLAVLLALWILGVGAEHTQGTLSDVLAYASTRSRLEGFVKGLIDTRDIVFFVSITVLCLVFSFRALERRKWA
- a CDS encoding ATP-binding cassette domain-containing protein, coding for MIEANSLGKRFGSVKALDKISFEVRKGEVVGFLGPNGAGKSTTMRILTCFIAPSSGSAKVHGIDVFDNPLAVREKIGYLPQRAPLYTDMTVWEYLEFTSRIRGIDSGSFTNRLKKVVEVCGLAQVLGKDIGTLSHGYRQRVGLGQALIHDPPILILDEPTADLDPNEKAELLKYIKRIGKDRTILLSTHNLSEVEEACARAIIVSKGRVVADGVLDDIRARQGRLRYTITIDEKNAVKGSAPKAAEVAAAFQALKDAKSVRELPTDEKAHKFEVVSAETVDLRGELFRVAFDKGWMLLELRRDAQSLDAVFRDLTKGDEAKDRGRKVDDAVDDEFGYDDEDDDDEDLDDEDEEDTESASDESEDDEDEESDDDDDDESDDDEDDEEDKK